CTCGGGCGACTGGGCGGACGACGCGCTCGACGACGCCTGGGAGTGCGAGATCGTGGAGCGCCACCACGACGCCAAGGTCGACGCCCCCAGCGGGACGGCCCTCTCGCTTGCCGACGCGGTCGACCCCGAGGGGCGCCTGCGCCGCGTCTGCGGCCGCAGCGGCATGTGCCCGCGCCAGCACGACGAGCTGGGGATCTGCTCCGTGCGCGGCGGCACCATGGCGGGCACGCACGAGGTGGGATTCTATGGTAGCCACGAGCAGCTGCTCGTGACGCATGTGGCAGAGGACCGCAGCATCTTCGCGGTGGGGGCGGTCCATGCGGCCGACCTGCTCGCGGGGTGCGCGGCCGGACGATACGAGTTCGCCGACCTGCTGTTCGGGTCGGCCGAGGGGAGCAAGGCATGAGCCAGGACGCAAACATGGACGCCCAGCAGATCATCGACTTCATCGCGACCGCGCCCAAGAAGACGCCGGTGCGCGTGCTGGTGGCGAAGCGCGACGCCGACACGTGCTTCTCGGCTGCGGGCGTGGCGGCGGCCGAGGAGGCCGTGGCCGCTGGCGACCTGCACGTCTTCGACTGCGGGGCCTCGGCCATCGTGACGGGCAACTGGACGGCGGCCAAGGCGCTGCTCGACGCGCGCGCCGACGACATCGCCGACACCGTGGTCGAGACCGTCGGCCGCAACACCGGCGTGCCCATGCTCGACGTGCGTGACATCCACGCCCGCATCGAGCCGGGTGCCTACATCCGCGACCACGTCTCGATCGGCGACGGGGCCGTCATCATGATGGGCGCCGTGATCAACGTGGGTGCCGAGATCGGCGACGGCACCATGATCGACATGGGTGCCATCCTGGGCGGTCGTGCCATCGTGGGCAAGAACTGCCACATCGGCGCAGGTACCGTGCTTGCCGGCGTGGTCGAGCCCGCCAGCGCCACACCCGTGCGCGTGGACGACGGCGTGCTCATCGGCGCCAACGCCGTGGTGCTCGAGGGCGTGCACGTGGGCGAGGGTGCCGTGGTGGCGGCGGGTGCCGTGGTCGTCGACGACGTCGCGGCGGGTGCCGTGGTCGCCGGTGTGCCCGCGCGCGTCATCAAGCAGGCGAGCGAGGTCGCGGCGGGCAAGGTCTCGCTGGTGGACGCGCTCCGGTCGCTCTAGCCGCGCAAGCCTGGCCGTCCTTCTCGTCGAGGTAGCGCATCCGGCACCTTCTGAGGGTCAGAAAGGTGCCGGATGCGCTACCTCGATGCATGTGCGCTGGTCATCCCAGCTCGACCAGGCGGAAGCGGCCGTCCTCGTAGAGGCCGTAGCTATGGCTGCCATCCTTGGGGATCGAGACGCTGCCAGGATTGAGGACGTGCACCATGCTGCCGTCGACCCCGAGCGGTCGTTCCTCGTCCACCTTGATGTGGGTGTGGCCGTAGAGCAGGGCGCTGCCGGCCGGCAGGGGCGGCATGCGGTCGACCGAGTTGTCGATGCCGGGGCCCCACACATGGCCGTGCGTGCAGAACAGCTCGCGCGGGCCGCCCGCCGCATCGGTCGCGTCGCCGTCGAGCACCACCGCGTAGTCGGCGAGGCACGGGAAGTCGAGTACCATCTGGTCGACCTCCGCCTCGCAGTTGCCGCGGACGGCGACGACCCTCGAGGCGATGCCATTGAGCATCGGGATCACCTGCTTGGGGGCATAGCCCTCGGGCAGGTCGTTGCGGGGACCGTGGTAGAGCAGGTCGCCCAGCAGGATGACGCGGGCCGGGTCCTCGGCCTCGATGGCGTCCATGAGCCTGGCGCACCAGGTGGCCGAGCCGTGGATGTCGGATGCGACGAGCAGCTTCATGATGGTCTCCCTTGATGTCCGATGGCCACAGTATACTTGCAGCGATTGGCCGAAGGCTGGTCTTGGGCCCTTGGTGCCCACGCTCGCGCCAAGAGGAACGGTCGAGAGGAACAGGGAGGGGAGGCGGCATGGCATCTGAGAAGGACGGTCCCTGTGCGGTTCGCGCCACGTCCGGTCCTGCCGCGGAGGATGCCTCTGCCGCACATGTCACCGACGAGCTCCTCGACCGGCTCCTTGCCAGCACCAGTCCTGAGCAGTACCTCTCGGGACTTGCTTCCTCCGATGCCGTGAGTTCGGCAGACCCGTTGCCTGCCTACCTCGCAGACCTCCTCGCCGAGAAGGGCCTCACGCGTGCTGAGGTCATCCGTGCGTCAGGCCTCAATGCCACCTACTGCTACCAGGTCTTCCAAGGCGACCGCCATCCCGGGCGCGACCATGCCCTCATGCTGGCCTTCGGCCTCGGCTGCTCGCTTCACGAGACCCAGCGGCTCCTCACGCGGGCTGGCGTCGCCGAGCTGTGGTGCCGCGTGCGTCGCGATGCCATCATCATCTTCTGCATCGACCACGGCATGACGCGCGTCGCGTGCGATGACGAGCTATGGCGTCTTGGGGAGCCGACGCTGCTCGACGCGGGCGTATGACGGTGGACCGATCGGACGCCGACCTGCTGCATGCGCTCGAGCTCGACGATGCCTATCGGGTGGAGCGCGTCCTGGGAGAGGGGCCATCTGCCCGGACCGAGCTGGTCACGCTCGAGGGCTCGGGCCCCTTCGTGCGCAAGAGGATCCCCCTCGAACTCGCCAACCCGGCGGCCTGGGCGCGACTCATGACGGTCGACGAGCCCCTGCTTCCCAAGGTCGAGCGCACGTACACCTTGCCCGACGCCTTCGTCGTGGTGAGCGACTACGTCGACGGCATGAGCCTCGACGAGCGTGTCCGCAGGGAAGGACCGCTCGTGCCGAACGAGGCCATCCGCATCCTTGAAGACGTGGCCCACGCTGCGGGCGTGCTTCATGCCCATGGGATCATTCATCGCGACATCACTCCTGCCAATGTGGTGCTTGCCGCTGACGGTGCCCACCTCATCGACCTCGGCATCGCGCGTGTCCACTCGCAAGAGGAGAAAAAGGACACAACACGCATGGGTACCTGGGGATTCGCTGCGCCTGAGCAGTTCGGGTTCGCTCAGACCGACGCCCGGTCAGACGTCTATTCCCTCGGCCGCCTGCTTGCCTATATGCTCGTGGGCGTTCGTCCTGACGCGGTCGGCTTCGAGGCGTCGCTGGCCGATCCCGCCCGTGTGTCCGCTACGCTTGCTCATGTCGTCGCTCACGCCTGCGCCTTCGAGCCGAGTGCGCGTCCCCAGACCGCCGACGAGCTTGTGCGCGAGGCGGATGCCGCGCTCGCTGGCGAGGTCGTCGCGGACAAGGCCTCGTCGTCGCAGACGCGATTGGCCCTTGCCACCCCGCGCCGCGTCCTTGCGATGTTCACCACCTGGCGGCCCTGGGTGGCTGTCGCGATCGTCCTGGCTGCGGCTACCTTCGGGCTCGGGTTCTTCGAGAGCGAGGTCGTCGAGGCGCAACGGGCGTCCACCATCGTGATGCGCGTCTACTCCATCTATTTTGGAGCTGTCCTCGTCATGTCGATGACGGTGGTCCCCGCATGGGAGCTGTCCCGTGCGGTCCTGTGCGCGGGTCCCTACAAGGAGAAGGAGGGCCGCTGGAAGCATGCCGTCTGGCGGGTCGCCCGCTCCGTCCTCGTCGGTGTCGCCCTCATCACGGTGGTCGCCGTGGTCATCGCCCTCGTCAAGAGGGCAATGGGAGTCTGACCTCGCGTCGTCCTCGTCGTGACACGTACCCTCGAATCGCGCTTTCAGCTCCGAGCTAATGTAAAGGGCGGTACGTTCGACCATCATCTCCTCTGTAAGAAGGGGACGGATGCCAGTGCGGGAGGCGCAACGACCTCTTCGCCCTATGCGGCGTCCTCTCTCGCGGGAGAGGGGGATGGATGCCAGGTACCTGGAACTTCGTGCGGAACAGGAGCCTTGCGGACATCCTCGGTGGCATGGTCGCCGACGGGCGCGACCTTCCTGCGTGGATTGCCGACACGCTTGACGCGCGTACCCTCACCCGCAGCCAAGTGATCCGTGACTCGCATCTCAACCCGACGTTCGCCTACCAGATCATGGCGGGTGCCAGGCACGCCTCTCGGGACAAGCTCATCCAGCTCGCGTTCGGGCTTCGCCTCGACCCAGATGACGCGGACGCGATGCTCGAGCGCGGTGGCATGAGCGCCCTCCGGGCCTACGACCGGCGTGACGTCGTCGTCGCATATTGTCTTGCGAGAAGCACCGGCCTCGCTGCCTGTGACGACCTTCTCTGGAGTCTTGGCGAGGACACGATCGTGGGCAGCTAGGTCTCCCCTTCGCGTCAATGACGTCGCCGTTCGCCAGAATTCAGCTCCCAGCTAATGAGTCGACACTTTCAGTTTTCTATCATCTGCCTCATAGCCGGCCCGAGGGGCGGGCAACGAGGGAGGGAGCTCCATGGACGAGAGAAAGGCTCACGGTGGCCCAAGGTCCGTCGGCGTCAGGGGACGCATCGTGATGGGTGTCGTTACGGGGACGCTCTGTCTGTCGGTGATGGGTTGCGGTTCCTCTGCGGGCGGCTCGGCGCAGGCAGCGGCCTCTTCTGCGGCTGCCACGACGACGTCTGCTGCCGATACGGCTGCTACGACAACGCCCGCTGCCACGACGACGCCTGCTGCCAGCACGTCAGCCGCCAGCGCGGCAGCAGGGCAGGCGGGTGCAAGTGACGAGTCGACCTACCAGGGTATTCTCGACGAGTACACGGCAAAGCTCCAAGAGGCGACCCCTGCCCTCATTGACGAGTACAACACCGAGGCCGCCACGAACACGGACGGCGTCCAGGGACTTGCGACAATCTGCCAGGCAAAGGTCACGAAGCTTGCTGGGATATCCACCGAGGGAACCACCAAGATGGCGCAGCTCCTCTATACGGCCGGGAGCGGATCGACCTCCGAATACCAGGAGTGGGCCGGCAAGCTGAGCGACGTGTACACGGAGGAGGCGCAGAAGATCACGGACGCCTACATGGCCTCCGCGATGTGATGCGCACCCTGCAGGATCAGCAGACGGGTGCATGCCGTGTAATGCCAGGCACCCTCAACGAGAGGTGGAACAACCATGGGACCATACGAATGCGCTCATGCAAGGAGAAGGGCCCGACGGACTGCGGGCATATGCTCGGTCGCGGTGCTCCTGCTTGCAGCCGTCATGCTCGTGCTGCCCGGATGTGGGGGTAGTGCCAGCGGTGGGACGACGGCCAACACCGCATCCCTCTCAGATGACGAGATCGCAGACCTCTACAACGGTTCGACATCATATAAGGGACGCACCATAACGGTGTCAGGCAAGGTCTTCAACGTGGACGGCAGCGACGGATTCCAGCTCTGGCACGACCCGGCCAACAATGCCGGCAACACCCTGGTCAAGGGCACGGGGTGTGCCTCGGGCCTTGCGAGCGGCGATTACGTCATCGTGACGGGCACAGTTGATGACCCATATACGGGCACCAACGCGGTGGGCGGGAGCGTCACGGCAGTTTCCATTGCCGAGACCTCTGTGGAGAAGTCCTCCTACAAGGACGTGATGGCCCCCACGCTCAAGGAGGTCGCCGTCGGCCAGACCGTCGACCAAGGCGGCTGCCAGGTCACGCTGGACAAGATTGAGTTCGCAGCCAACGAGACGCGCGTCTACGTCACGGCGACCAACAACGGCACCGCGCAGTTCACGCCCTACGGATACTCGGCCCACCTCATCCAAGGCGGGAAGCAGATCGAGGTCGACCAGACCAACAGCTACCAGCAAGGGTACGACCAGCTCAGCTATACCGGAATCGTCTCGGGGGCGAGCTCGAGCGGCGTCATCGTGTTCCCGGCCGTCGACCAGGCGAGCCTGCAGTTCGTGATCGGTGGCTACTGCAGCGACTACACCAACCAGCTTGGGGACTTCACGTTCGATGTGACCATCTAGGCGGAGAAGAGTGGGAGAACGGGTCGGTGTCCTTGCCTGCCGCAGGGGCACCGACCCGTCAGGCGATAAGACCTTGCGTTGGTACAGAAGAGGGGAGGGGGCACATGGCCCCCTCCCCTCTGCCTTATGTCATGGAGTCGCGAGGAGCTAGTCCTCGGCGATCTCGGTGATGGCACCTGCAGGGCAGGCGTCCATGCAGGCGCCGCAAGCGACGCAGGAGTCGGCGTCGGCGACCTGGGCGGCGGAGTCGCCGAGCTCGAGGACGTCAGCCGGGCAGGTGTCTACGCAGACGCCGCAGGCGATGCACTCATCGGTATCGATAACGGGGTGTGACATGGTGGTCTCCTTCTCCTTGGGCCGTGAGGCCGGTCTCGGACGCCATTGTGGCATCCATCTGGGCTTTGGGGCAGAGGACCACGAGGCCCGAGCCCTCCCTATGGCGGGAGTTTAGCATCCAACCCTCCCGATGCAAGCGCAATCGGTGAGCGTCCATGACAAATGGGTCAGACGGGCGATGGCAGTCGATCCGCCGGACCCAAGGCGAAACCTCGCATCTGTCCACCCTCCCTTGCTGGCACAAATCGTGATCAGGCATTATGTCGCGTGCCCGACAGCAGTATCACAGACATGCAATAGATACGACACATGATGCTAATACGTTTCAAGTGGTTCTAAATGCTAGACCACTTGAAACGTATGGCGAGAAGTCTTGTAAAGTTGCTATACTCCGTTCGAAAGTAGCAGGTAGATGGCTAAAAAGTATGTCTGGTCAGGAGTAAGGTATACCTTTTTTACGCTGCTCTGACTGCCGCGGAAGGACGCAACAAATATGAAGAGCCCAAAGCATGTTATAGTCCTCCTCACGACACTTGCCCTCGTCCTCGGATGGGTCCTTGTCCCGCAGGCTGCCCATGCGGCGGAGGCTCCCGATGTCACGGGTGCCGACTTCTACGTCACCGATGCCGCGCAGGCCTCCGACGTCGACGTCCTCACGGTCACGGGAGCTGCCGGTGACGACCTCTACATCGAGGTCACGCAGGATGGCGGTCGCGTCGCGAGCCACCTCCACTATGCGCTCGGCTCCGACAATGCCTCCTCCTCCGTCACAGGCCAGCTCGTCGGTGTCGTGAGCCTCAAGATGAGCCAGTTCGACCCCACCTCCACCTACGATGTCAAGGCCTACTCCGACCGCGCCTACACCAACCAGCTCTATGCGGGCACGCTCACGGCGGTGCGCGCCACCTTGGGCGGCACGCAGGACGTCATCATCGGCTATACCACCAGGGCGGCTGGCGAGGGCCAGTCCTTCTCGGCGCCCGCCACGTTCACCAAGGACGGCGTCACCTACAGCAATCCCACCACGGCCGCCGACGGCACCATCTCGTATACGGTCGATACCTCCACCGCGCCGTCCCTCACGGGATCCATCAACTATGTCGACGAGGATGGCACGTCCCTCAGTAAGCTCGACATCGAGGGCATCACGTCCGACCAGCCTCAGACCGTTTCCGTCGAGAAGGTCATCGCCGTCGGGTCCGGATCGAGCGCGAGGTTCTACCGTACCTTGAGCCTCTCCGACACGGTCACGGCGACCTATGGCGGCACCAAGGACTTCACCATCACGTGCCGTCCCATCAGCCTCGGCAACGATGGCGTGAACCAGTTCTACAGCGCCACGATCAACCTCGTCGACCAGGACGGCGCCACGCTTGCCACGGACTCGCTCAACGTGACGGGTCGCTACCGCTGGACGGCCCCCTCCACGATGTACCTCACCAAGGACGGCACGTCGCATACCTATGAGCTGGTGGGAAGCGACGTGAGCCAGTACGCCGCAGGCATCCTCACGCTCGATCCCAGCAAGGATGGCGTGACCTCGGGCGCCAGGACGTACACCATCTCGTACAAGGACGTCACGCCTCCGACGGCCGAGGCCACCTGGACGGTCCGTGTCACGAACGGATCCGTCGACCCCCATGCGTCGAACCGTACGATATCGACCGAGAAGGTCAAGGTGTCGGCTTCCTATGTCCCCGAGCAGTCCATCGACGTCGATGGCACCACCTACGTACCGGTCAAGTCCACCAAGGCCTCGTACTCCTATGACGACGCCCTCGCGCAGAACGCCAACGACCCTGTGCTCTACGTCTACTACGTGCCGGCCGACTACGTGGCCCCCGGCGACCGCACGGTCACGGTGAACTACGTCAACATCACCGGTGGCGCCACCATCGACTCCAAGACCTACACGCTCACCCCCGACGACACCGAGGACCTCTCCATCACGTCGCCCACGAGCTTCGTATCAGGCGCGACCACCTACGTGCGCCTGGACGGCCAGGACTCGCCGATCGTCTGCGGCTACTACACCAAGTACGACACCTACACCGTCTACTACCGTGACGTCAACGACGACATCGCGGCCAACACGGTGATCACCCACTTCCGCGTGGACTACGTCGACAACGGTACCACGGACAATGGGACGACGAATAGCGGGACGGGCACCAACGGGACGGCAGGAACCGGTACCACGGCCAACGGCACTGCGACTGACGCCGACGGCCAGACCGTGGGCCTTCCCACCGACGGTGACCTCAACACGGTCAGCAACGGCGGCGACACGGCCACGGTCGTGAACGGTGACGGCGTCGACTCCAACACCGCGCGCATCGACGACAACGAGACACCTCTGGCCTCGGGCCAGGAGGGCGGCATCCCTGTGGGTGTCATCGCCGGCAGCGTCTGTGCTGCCGCGGCGCTCGCGATCCTTGTCATCCTCCTCGTCATGAGGCGCAAGAAGCATGCCGACACCACGGCCGACGGCCAGTAGGACGGGGGAGCGAACGATGAAGAACACCAAGAAGGGTTCACTCATGGGCAAGCATTCGTACCACAAGGGTGCCAGGACCTTCCTCACCATCCTGCTCTCCGTCGCGATGGTCACCACGTCGGTGCCGAGCAATGCCTTCGCGGCCGCGGCGCAGGCGGCGACCACTGCGGCGAGCACGGCTGCCACCACGGCCGCGGCGACGCTGTCCACGTCTGACGAGAAGGCTGCTTCGGGCTCCACCTCCACGGAGACCTCGACTGCGACGACCGCCACCTCGGGCACGACCACCACGCCTGCCGCGACGACCGCGACCGAGGTCGACCTTGCCCTCGCGCTCGACCACGCCTACATCGTGGTAGCCGGCCAGGACGTCGTGGCACCAGCGACCAAGGTCACCGTCACCGCAGCCAAGGACCTCAAGTTCACGGCCGTACCGGACAACGGCTATCGCCTCGACACGGTCACCTACACGCAGGCGGGCGTCACGCAGGCCGACGGCTCCCTGGCCAAGACCGAGCTCACGGCAGACGCGAACGGCATCTATACGCTGCCGGCTGACGTCGTGCGCGCAGGATGCGCCCTCCAGGTCTCGAGCGTCGAGAAGGACGACTCCACGGCCGAGGCCACCGCTGCCGCGACGTTGCTGGGCGACGGCTCCCAGACGGTCGCGGCGGGCGCTGCGACGACCGACGGCATCTCGGCCGCGACTGCCACGGCCACCCAATCCACGATCACCACGAGCGACGCCGCCGCTGCCGCAGTCGCCGCTGCGGTGGCCACCGCGACCCCCGTCGCGACCCAGGCCGCCTCCGGTCCCGTCGCGATCACCGGCAGCATCGCGGACGTGACGCTCAAGCTCACCGATGCCAGCGGTGCCACGATCGATCCCACCGTGCCCGTCTCGCGTGACCAGAGCATCCACGGCGCGCTCAGCATCGACTACCATCCCGAGACCTGCCCGAACCAGAGCAGCCTCGAGTACACCTACGCCTTCCCGTCCGGCATCAGCGTGGACACCGTTGCCACGTCCACCCTGTACGACGAGAACCATGCAGTCGCCGGCACCTACGAGATCAAGGACGGCGTTGCCCACATCACCTACGACAAGACCTGGATCAGCGACCACGCGGGAAGCGTGAAGACGTTCTTCTCGTTCGACTTCAAGGTCGAAGACGATGCCGTCGACGAGAGCGGCTCCACGACCATCACGTTCCCCGGTACGGGGGACACCACCATAAAGACCTACAAGGACGGAAACGTCACTGGTGAGAAGGGCTATGTGCTCAACTCCGATGGCAGCGTCGACTTCACCGTCACCTTCGTCGCCGACCAGGACGTCACAAACTTCAGCTTCGTGGACACCATGGGCAAGAACCTCTCGTTCGTGGACGGCTCGTTCAAGCTCGATGGCAAGACGATCGCCGTGACGGTCGACGGTCAGACGGTCACGAGTGACGTGCTTCCGACGCTTGCTGCCGGCTCGCATACGCTCACCTATCAGGCGGTCCTCTCCCAGGCGGGCAAGGACCGCATCGAGAGCGGCAAGAAGCTCTCTGGTAAGAACGACACGGATGACTCGACCAACACGATCGGGTGGAAGTGGGGTCACGACGGAACGGGAACCGACAACACCGTCGTGGAGAGCACCAACGTCCTCATCGACAAGTCGGACGGCTGGTTGAACGCCGACGGTACCATCCACTGGCATGTCCGCCTCAACCAGGGGTCCCCAAAGGCGGACTTGGGCGACTACCTCTTCACGGACACCCTGACCGCTGGCGAGCAGTCCTATGTGGGAACCTACGTCGTGAAGGCGATCGAGCGGGATGCCGACGGCAAGGTCGTCTCCGAGACGCCGGTGACCACCGGGGACATCGACCCCGCGAAGGGCTCCTTCACCTACGCGTTCCCTCATGATGCCGGCTCGAAGGAATACACCATCGAGTATTCCACCAAGATGGCCAACCCCAGCCTGACGCAGACCTACAAGAACACGGCGGCGGTCAACAAGGAGGGCGTCGGAGGAGCGAAGGACACCGGTCAGTACGCGAACTCCGTCGGTGTCGATGGCGACTACATCGAGAAGGCCATCGTCAAGAACGACGCCTCTGCCACAGGCCTGGTCTCATGGAGGTCGACGATCCATGGCGCCGCGATCGGCACGTCTGACTTCACCTTCTGGGATGACACGGACCAGTGGGCGGACAACATCTGGTTCGCCGAGGACGAGAACGGCAACACCCTCGCACCCGTCGTCTCCTACGGTGGCGAGGGCAAGGTGCTCGAGGAGGGTGTCGACTACACGCTCGAGTTCCATAAGGACAAGGCAGGGCTGCACACCACAAGTGACCTCCACAACTGGAGGTTCAGCCTCAAGTTCCACGATACCGAGGCCGTGCGTCAGGCGATGACGGGTGACATCTTCGTCAGCTATGACACGATGTGCGACGGCAGCGCGGACACGTACAACAATTACTCCTATTACTACATCGGCACCGTGAAGCAGCATGTGGCCAAGGCGAGTTACCAACTCGAGGGCACGCCGACCGTCACGAAGTCGGGGTCGACCCCCGTGTGGGATGCCGACCTGGGCGCCTACGTCACCACGTGGACCATCGTCGCCAACAAGAGCGCGCTCGACGGGAACCGCGGCAATGCCGACCTCCAGGGGACGCCCATCACGGTGACGGATTCGCTCCCGGTCGGGATGCACTACATCGCCGGCTCGGCCTCCTATGTCGCGCAGACAGCAAAGAACAAGACTTCGGGGGCGGTCAAGCTCGATCCCGTCGAGACCACGGCGGACACGGGCGACACCCTGGTCTTCTCGGCCCCGTCAGCCGAGGTGCTGCAGGCGATCCAACAGGCCGATGGGTCCCAGAGGGCACTCGTCACGATCACCTTCAAGGCTGCGATCGACAGTTCCGTGCTCACGGTGGGCGGCACGACGTCGTTCACCAACAACGCGACTGCCGGCATCGGTGGCTACAGCCCCTCGACCACGGGTACGGTGACTGTCGAGGACGACAAGGTCCTCGACAAGACCAGCCAGAAGAACGACGCGACGGCGCTCATCGACTACACCGTCAAGGTCAACGAGCATGCCTATGACCTGTCCGACGAGGAAACGCTGACGCTCACGGACGACCTCGACGCCGGAACCAAGGTGGTCCGTTCGACCATCAAGGTCATGAGCGGGGATACCGACATAACGAACGACTGTGTCGTTCAGGTCGATGATGCGACGAACGTGATGACGCTCATCCTCCCCGACTCGACCTCCCTCGTCGTCACCTATGGCGTGAGGATGACCGGTGACCTGGGCAGCACGTCGGATGTCTCCAACTCGGCGACCCTCTCTGGCAAGGGGAGCTGGTCGTCGACTGACGAGCATCCGTATACGGTCACCGAGGCCACTGCTGGTGCCTCTGGCGTGACCGACACGGTCACCCTCTACAAGACCGACAGCCTGCACGCGAACAGGGCCCTCCCGGGTGCCGCATTCTCGCTCTATCGCGTCTCGATGGACGGCCATAAGGCGGACTCGTCTGTCGAGGACGACGCAAGTGTGGTGGACGAGAACAAGACGACGTCCGGTACGGCTGGTGCCCTCAGGTTTGCCGACAAGAACACCGGTGGCGAGGCAATGCTCCCGAACGTGCTCTACTACTACGTCGAGACCGCAGCGCCCGCGGGCTACGAGCTGGATGCCACGAAGCACTATGTCATGCTCGGGGACACGAGCTCCGACGAATACAAGGCACAGGCCCAGAGGGCGAAGGACTACTACGGGATAACCCTTGGTGAGGTCGCGGCCGACCCCACGCAGAACGTCAAGGATGCAAGGCTCACCACATCCGTGTCCCTCTCGGCAAAGAAGGCCCTCAACAACGAGGTCCCTGCCAAGGACGCATACTCCTTCACCCTCGCGCAGACCTCAGCCAAGGACTCATCCGGTAACGACCTAGACACGGGATTCAAGACCCGGACGGTGGGCAACGATGCCGACGGAGGCGTGCCATTTGGCGAGATCACCTATGACACGGCAGGTACCTATACCTACACCATCACCGAGGTCGTGCCTGCTGGCGTGACCGCTGACAATCCCACAAAGGATGGCGTGACCTACGACCTGACGTCGCACGAGGTCACAGTGACGGTCACCGAGACGGCTGGTGAGTCCCTCACGGCGACCGTAGCCTACGATGCCTCCACCGACGTGCCCGTCTTCGCCAACAGCTATGCGGCTACGGGCTCGGCGTCCTTCTCGGCGACCAAGTCCTTGGACGGTGCCACGCTCGCGGCAGACCAGTTCTCGTTCGCGCTCGAGCAGACCGACGAGAAGGGCACGGTCCTTACTGATGGCTACAGGCAGACCGTGAGGAACGGCGAGAACGGGGCCGTCACGGCCGCCGACGTCAGGTTCTCGGACATCGGCTACACCCAGGCAGACGCCGGAAGGACCTTCTACTACACGATCTCCGAGGTCGTCCCCGAGGGGGCCAAGGATGCCGGCAACGGCACCTGGACCAACGCCGGCTACACCTATGACGGACATCGCGTGAGCGTCAAGGTCGAGGTCACCGACAAGGGCGACGGCACGTTGGGCATCACCAGGACCTACGGCGGCTCCGCGACCGCACCGTCGTTCTCGAACAGGTACGTCGCCTCCGGTGGCGTGACCCTCACCGCGAGCAAGACGCTGGCGGGCCATGCCCTCGCGAACGGCCAGTTCGAGTTCGAGCTCAAGGACGCCAACGGCGGCGCCGACGACGGCACGGTCCTCCAGACCAAGACGAACACTGACCAGGGCCTCGTGTCGTTCGACAAGATCACCTACGACAAGGCCGGCACGTACCACTACACCATCTCCGAGAAGGCCGGCGAGCTCGGCAAGGGCTACACCTACAGCAGCAAGGTCTCGAACGTCACCGTGACCGTCAAGGACAACGGCAAGGGCCAGCTCGTGGCCGTGCCCTCCTATGACGTGGACGCCGAGGGAGTGGG
This genomic stretch from Atopobiaceae bacterium harbors:
- the yfcE gene encoding phosphodiesterase; amino-acid sequence: MKLLVASDIHGSATWCARLMDAIEAEDPARVILLGDLLYHGPRNDLPEGYAPKQVIPMLNGIASRVVAVRGNCEAEVDQMVLDFPCLADYAVVLDGDATDAAGGPRELFCTHGHVWGPGIDNSVDRMPPLPAGSALLYGHTHIKVDEERPLGVDGSMVHVLNPGSVSIPKDGSHSYGLYEDGRFRLVELG
- a CDS encoding serine/threonine protein kinase; this encodes MDRSDADLLHALELDDAYRVERVLGEGPSARTELVTLEGSGPFVRKRIPLELANPAAWARLMTVDEPLLPKVERTYTLPDAFVVVSDYVDGMSLDERVRREGPLVPNEAIRILEDVAHAAGVLHAHGIIHRDITPANVVLAADGAHLIDLGIARVHSQEEKKDTTRMGTWGFAAPEQFGFAQTDARSDVYSLGRLLAYMLVGVRPDAVGFEASLADPARVSATLAHVVAHACAFEPSARPQTADELVREADAALAGEVVADKASSSQTRLALATPRRVLAMFTTWRPWVAVAIVLAAATFGLGFFESEVVEAQRASTIVMRVYSIYFGAVLVMSMTVVPAWELSRAVLCAGPYKEKEGRWKHAVWRVARSVLVGVALITVVAVVIALVKRAMGV
- a CDS encoding 4Fe-4S binding protein, translating into MSHPVIDTDECIACGVCVDTCPADVLELGDSAAQVADADSCVACGACMDACPAGAITEIAED
- a CDS encoding helix-turn-helix transcriptional regulator — protein: MASEKDGPCAVRATSGPAAEDASAAHVTDELLDRLLASTSPEQYLSGLASSDAVSSADPLPAYLADLLAEKGLTRAEVIRASGLNATYCYQVFQGDRHPGRDHALMLAFGLGCSLHETQRLLTRAGVAELWCRVRRDAIIIFCIDHGMTRVACDDELWRLGEPTLLDAGV
- the dapB gene encoding 4-hydroxy-tetrahydrodipicolinate reductase translates to MPDERNDGMRRLLVTGAGRMANLVAETAASAGWGVVGCFGLGQEDEGMTAAHEAASAGGLDAIVDFSAPTAMSWVAPLASECGAALVSGTTGLGDAERALLDEAARTVPVCWSSNYSVGVAVAAHVVREMAQVLSGDWADDALDDAWECEIVERHHDAKVDAPSGTALSLADAVDPEGRLRRVCGRSGMCPRQHDELGICSVRGGTMAGTHEVGFYGSHEQLLVTHVAEDRSIFAVGAVHAADLLAGCAAGRYEFADLLFGSAEGSKA
- the dapD gene encoding 2,3,4,5-tetrahydropyridine-2,6-dicarboxylate N-acetyltransferase, producing MSQDANMDAQQIIDFIATAPKKTPVRVLVAKRDADTCFSAAGVAAAEEAVAAGDLHVFDCGASAIVTGNWTAAKALLDARADDIADTVVETVGRNTGVPMLDVRDIHARIEPGAYIRDHVSIGDGAVIMMGAVINVGAEIGDGTMIDMGAILGGRAIVGKNCHIGAGTVLAGVVEPASATPVRVDDGVLIGANAVVLEGVHVGEGAVVAAGAVVVDDVAAGAVVAGVPARVIKQASEVAAGKVSLVDALRSL